The Gasterosteus aculeatus chromosome 8, fGasAcu3.hap1.1, whole genome shotgun sequence genome has a window encoding:
- the tm4sf4 gene encoding transmembrane 4 L6 family member 4 translates to MCSGSFAKCLGISLMPLSIVCVLCNILLLVPGGNSVDSEHITVEVWYFGGILGSGVLMIFPALVFLGLKNNDCCGCCGNESCGRRFAMLSSILFAAVGVAGAGYSVIVSAVAINHGPKCLFQFNDTVQLWDPPFSNGDYLSNKSSWETVCLKPTGVVSWHVSLFSVLLVMGLVQMALCAVQVVNGLLGCLCDSCCGGSDGSV, encoded by the exons ATGTGTTCAGGCAGCTTTGCCAAGTGCCTGGGGATCAGTCTGATGCCTCTGtcgattgtgtgtgtgctgtgcaaCATCCTGCTCTTAGTCCCCGGTGGAAATTCTGTGGACAGCGAACACATCACAGTGGAAGTCTGGTATTTTGGAGGAATTCTGGGATCTGGAGTGTTG ATGATCTTCCCCGCGCTGGTCTTCCTGGGTCTGAAGAACAATGATTGCTGCGGTTGCTGTGGCAACGAAAGCTGTGGCCGCAGATTTGCG ATGCTGAGTTCCATACTGTTTGCAGCTGTGGGTGTTGCAGGGGCCGGTTACTCTGTCATAGTTTCCGCTGTGGCCATAAACCACGGACCTAAGTGTCTGTTTCAGTTTAACGACACGGTCCAGCTTTGGGACCCTCCCTTCTCAAATGG agacTACCTGTCCAACAAAAGTTCCTGGGAGACGGTTTGTTTAAAGCCGACCGGCGTGGTGTCCTGGCACGTCTCTCTGTTCTCCGTGCTGCTGGTCATGGGTTTGGTCCAGATGGCACTGTGTGCTGTGCAGGTGGTGAACGGCCTGCTGGGATGTCtgtgtgacagctgctgtggagGG aGCGATGGATCTGTCTGA
- the LOC120824232 gene encoding transmembrane protein 69-like translates to MVSVVLRKSAFSAQKVWNRAGPLQRCWTSAPRLLLSQTDNDGRGSPPAVFTVMKTDVSHGDQIRAPPFLVRNQHFHSSAVRLKKRPKLEPPVEMPLLRYDMKDLWKGPKPALFLGFAGLIPFISPAVFMAVTESYFPELAFAQLAYGASIVSFLGGVRWGFALPESSPAKPDWINLANSVVPSLFAWGSMLMSDNIIPAATMVIMGLGVSLHYDLSLLPTYPSWFKALRSILSSVACFSLIGTLLISGIYPERNLFSG, encoded by the exons atgGTATCTGTTGTATTAAGAAAAAGCGCCTTTTCAGCTCAGaag GTTTGGAATAGGGCTGGTCCTCTCCAAAGATGCTGGACATCAGCCCCAAGGCTGCTGTTATCACAGACGGACAACGACGGAAGAGGAAGTCCTCCTGCTGTCTTCACGGTCATGAAGACTGATGTCTCTCACGGTGACCAGATTAGAGCGCCTCCATTTTTAGTGAGGAACCAACATTTCCACTCCTCCGCTGTGAGGCTGAAGAAGCGACCAAAGCTCGAACCTCCCGTAGAGATGCCTCTCCTGCGCTATGACATGAAGGACTTGTGGAAAGGTCCCAAACCAGCCCTGTTCCTTGGCTTCGCAGGACTAATCCCTTTTATCAGCCCCGCTGTGTTCATGGCTGTGACTGAGAGCTACTTTCCAGAGTTGGCCTTTGCTCAGTTAGCGTACGGCGCCTCAATAGTTTCCTTCCTGGGTGGAGTTCGCTGGGGATTTGCTCTCCCTGAGAGCAGCCCAGCCAAACCTGACTGGATAAATCTGGCCAACAGTGTGGTGCCCTCCCTGTTTGCGTGGGGATCCATGCTCATGAGCGACAACATTATTCCCGCAGCCACCATGGTTATTATGGGACTAGGAGTCTCGCTGCATTATGATCTGTCTCTGCTGCCCACGTACCCAAGCTGGTTCAAAGCCCTTCGCTCCATCCTGTCCTCTGTGgcgtgtttttctctcattggtACACTCTTAATTAGTGGAATTTACCCAGAAAGAAATCTATTTTCAGGTTAA
- the LOC120824231 gene encoding mitochondrial adenyl nucleotide antiporter SLC25A24 yields the protein MYQAARKLLFTDCRCADDASKVYEDLFRKLDTNADGKVDVTELKAGLAALGIKTGKGAAQKIISSGDKDNNEELDFDEFSKYLKEHERKLRLTFKSLDKNNDGCVDFLEIKQSLADLGLDISKEEAQKILKSIDADGTMTLDWNEWREHFLFNPATNLQEIIRYWKHSTVLDIGDSLSIPDEFTEEEKTTGMWWKQLSAGAMAGAVSRTGTAPLDRMKVFMQVHSSKTNKISLVSGFKQMLKEGGLMSLWRGNGINVLKIAPETAIKFMAYEQFKKLLSSEPGKVQTHERFMAGSLAGATAQTAIYPMEVMKTRLTLRKTGQYSGMFDCAKQILKKEGVKAFYKGYVPNLLGIIPYAGIDLAVYESLKNLWLSRYSKDSANPGILVLLGCGTLSSTCGQLTSYPLALIRTRMQAQASLEGSEQLPMNLMVKKILKKEGFFGLYRGILPNFMKVIPAVSISYVVYENMKDSLGIQK from the exons ATGTATCAAGCCGCGAGGAAGCTGCTCTTCACGGACTGCCGGTGCGCCGACGACGCGTCCAAAGTGTACGAGGATCTGTTCAGAAAGCTGGACACCAACGCGGATGGGAAAGTGGACGTGACGGAGCTGAAGGCGGGCCTGGCCGCGCTGGGCATCAAGACCGGGAAGGGAGCCGCTCAG AAAATCATTTCCTCTGGAGACAAGGACAACAACGAAGAGCTCGACTTCGACGAGTTCTCAAAGTATCTAAAGGAACATGAGAGGAAGTTACGACTTACCTTCAAGAGCTTGGATAAAAACAATGACG GTTGTGTAGACTTTCTGGAGATAAAGCAGTCACTTGCTGATTTGGGACTGGATATCAGCAAGGAGGAGGCGCAGAAGATCCTGAAAAG TATCGATGCGGATGGCACCATGACTTTAGACTGGAATGAATGGAGGGAGCATTTCCTCTTCAACCCAGCCACCAACCTGCAGGAGATTATCCGCTATTGGAAGCACTCCACG GTGCTGGACATTGGGGACAGCCTCTCCATCCcagatgagttcacagaggaggagaagaccaCCGGCATGTGGTGGAAGCAGCTGTCAGCGGGGGCCATGGCTGGCGCCGTGTCCCGCACAGGAACAGCCCCTCTGGACAGGATGAAGGTTTTCATGCAG GTGCACTCCTCCAAGACCAACAAAATCAGCCTGGTCAGTGGTTTTAAGCAGATGTTAAAAGAAGGAGGCTTGATGTCTCTATGGAGAGGAAACGGTATCAACGTACTTAAGATCGCCccggagacggccatcaaattTATGGCCTATGAGCAG TTTAAGAAGCTGCTGTCCAGTGAACCAGGGAAGGTGCAGACCCACGAGAGGTTCATGGCCGGATCGCTGGCTGGAGCCACGGCACAAACTGCCATCTACCCCATGGAG GTGATGAAAACCCGTCTGACCCTGAGGAAGACCGGACAGTACTCAGGAATGTTTGACTGTGCCAAGCAAATCCTGAAGAAGGAGGGAGTGAAGGCATTTTACAAAGGCTACGTTCCCAATCTCCTAGGCATCATCCCCTATGCTGGCATAGATCTGGCAGTTTATGAG AGCTTGAAGAACCTCTGGCTGTCCCGCTACTCTAAAGACTCAGCCAACCCGGGCATTTTGGTGCTGCTCGGCTGTGGGACGCTCTCCAGCACGTGTGGCCAGCTGACGAGCTACCCGCTGGCTCTGATCCGCACCAGGATGCAGGCACAAG CTTCTCTTGAGGGCTCGGAGCAGCTGCCCATGAATCTGATGGTGAAGAAGATTCTGAAGAAGGAGGGCTTCTTTGGACTTTACCGCGGCATCCTGCCCAATTTCATGAAGGTCATACCGGCTGTCAGCATCAGTTATGTGGTGTATGAGAACATGAAGGACAGCTTGGGTATTCAGAAGTAA
- the fam102bb gene encoding EEIG family member 2: MDLMMMKKKKFKFKVDFQLDELSSVPFVNGVLFCKVRLLDGGFSEESSREAVQANCVRWRKRFSFPCKMSANAGTGVLDPCVCRVSVRKELKGGKAYAKLGFADLNLAEFAGSGNTTRRCLLEGYDTKNTRQDNSILKVIISTQLMSGDPCFKTPPSTATVIGIQGDGESLLEERRGGDSQKGCSDSREGKCPVVSDELGGCGHSRTSSYASQQSKLSGYSTGHSRSSSMSEFSHRRNHSVGSASTGIGSIPEPSEDRDCRPCPALPEHPGPDAPSRDPPGTPVRSASSCERLNRHPVKQDSMESQLKRMDDTRVDADDVVEKILQSQDFTPSLLDSSAEEEGLRLFVGPGGSTALGSHHLPTRVGGGAYEQVVIKR; the protein is encoded by the exons ATGGATTTAATGatgatgaaaaagaagaaattcaaGTTTAAGGTGGACTTCCAGCTGGACGAGCTCTCGTCGGTCCCCTTTGTCAACGGCGTCCTCTTTTGTAAAGTCCGGCTGCTGGACGGCGGCTTCTCGGAGGAGTCTTCACG GGAGGCGGTGCAGGCCAACTGTGTTCGATGGAGGAAGCGCTTCTCTTTCCCCTGCAAGATGAGTGCCAATGCAGGGACCGGGGTGCTGGACCCTTGTGTGTGCCGCGTGTCCGTCAGGAAG GAGCTGAAAGGCGGGAAGGCGTATGCAAAG cttggtTTTGCAGATCTGAATTTAGCAGAGTTTGCCGGCTCAGGGAATACAACACGCAGATGTCTGCTGGAAGGCTACGATACCAAAAATACCCGCCAGGATAACTCCATTCTCAAG GTCATTATCAGTACACAGCTCATGTCAGGGGATCCCTGTTTTAAAAC GCCTCCTTCCACGGCCACAGTGATCGGCATCCAGGGGGATGGAGAGAgcctgctggaggagaggagggggggggactcccaGAAAGGCTGTTCTG ACAGTCGAGAGGGGAAGTGTCCCGTTGTTTCTGATGAACTTGGGGGGTGCGGCCACTCCCGAACGTCCAGCTACGCCAGCCAACAGTCCAAACTCTCAG GATACAGCACAGGTCACTCCCGCTCCTCCAGCATGTCCGAGTTCAGCCACCGGAGAAACCATTCAGTCGGCAGCGCCTCGACTGGCATCGGCAGCATCCCAGAGCCCAGCGAGGACCGGGACTGCAGACCCTGCCCCGCTCTGCCCGAGCACCCGGGCCCCGACGCCCCCTCCAGAGACCCACCGGGGACACCAGTACGGAGCGCCTCGTCCTGTGAACGACTCAACAG ACACCCCGTGAAGCAGGACTCTATGGAGTCTCAGCTAAAGAGAATGGACGACACGCGGGTGGATGCCGACGATGTTGTAGAAAAGATTCTCCAGAGTCAGGACTTCACACCGAGCCTGCTGGACTCCAGTGCCGAAG AGGAAGGCCTGCGCCTGTTTGTCGGACCCGGGGGAAGCACGGCCCTCGGAAGCCATCACCTTCCTACCAG GGTTGGTGGTGGAGCGTATGAGCAGGTGGTGATAAAGCGCTAG
- the henmt1 gene encoding small RNA 2'-O-methyltransferase isoform X1, with translation MDPMFSPALHRQRHEFVIDFVRSYKPKKVVDLGCSECSLLKQLKFHLEIELLAGVDIDGAILKKKMCGLAPLSTDYLQPRNDQLRIDLYQGSVTQKDARLIGFDLVTSIELIEHLTLADVKLFSEVVFGYMTPVAVIVSTPNADFNPLFRRMSGFRHSDHKFEWSRAEFKSWALKVCLDYGYEVEFSGVGQAPPGYQENVGFCSQIGVFHRLGVSEVCNTLCSTDAEDVSSYTLLYSKIFPSLRDNNILRRVLASEVLCWAEKLGRRWVEEKTGVKDDADTPDQAGGDGEERHRAPENPLQLEETQTAACGAAMKSLVEHQEVGKLDRELFWTDGGGQQESRKLGRCVSVPLFVLWGCCPKICTLSGSLSNLRQLLMDNAKVKLTQDGSALLLNLDEQDEENHDDFEDSGYADAMRCPHSVEPEEDWDANV, from the exons ATGGATCCAATGTTCAGTCCAGCGCTTCACAGGCAGAGACACGAATTCGTCATCGATTTTGTCAGGAGTTACAAACCCAAAAAG gtGGTGGACTTGGGCTGCAGCGAATGCAGCCTTCTCAAACAACTCAAGTTTCACCTTGAAATTGAACTGCTGGCTGGAGTAGACATCGACGGTgccatattgaaaaaaaagat GTGCGGATTAGCTCCTCTGTCAACCGACTACCTGCAACCACGCAACGATCAGCTGCGCATTGACTTGTACCAGGGCTCAGTCACGCAAAAGGACGCTCGCCTCATAGGATTTGACCTGGTGACCAGTATAGAGCT CATAGAGCACCTGACTCTAGCTGATGTGAAGCTCTTCTCCGAGGTGGTCTTTGGTTACATGACTCCAGTGGCCGTCATCGTCAGTACCCCGAACGCCGATTTCAACCCCCTTTTCCGTCGAATGTCGGGTTTCAGGCACAGCGACCATAAGTTTGAGTGGAGCAGAGCGGAGTTCAAGTCCTG GGCCCTGAAGGTGTGTTTGGATTACGGCTATGAGGTGGAGTTCAGTGGTGTTGGACAGGCACCTCCGGGCTATCAGGAGAACGTCGGGTTCTGCTCTCAGATAGGTGTGTTTCACCGGCTGGGGGTGAGCGAGGTCTGCAACACGTTGTGCTCTACTGACGCTGAGGATGTGTCTTCCTACACACTC CTGTATAGTAAGATCTTCCCCAGCCTGCGTGACAATAACATTTTACGGCGGGTCCTGGCGAGTGAGGTGTTGTGCTGGGCAGAAAAGCTGGGGAGAagatgggtggaggagaagactgGTGTAAAGGATGATGCTGACACACCGGACCAGGCTGGAGGTGATGGGGAGGAACGCCACAGAGCGCCAGAAAACCccctgcagctggaggagacgcAGACAG cagcatgtggaGCAGCGATGAAAAGTCTGGTGGAGCATCAAGAAGTTGGAAAGCTGGATAGAGAGCTGTTTTGGACAGATGGTGGAGGACAGCAGGAGTCTCGCAAATTGGGCAG ATGTGTGTCTGTACCTCTGTTTGTGCTGTGGGGCTGCTGCCCCAAAATATGCACCCTGAGTGGGAGTCTAAGTAACCTCAGGCAGCTCCTGATGGACAACGCCAAAGTTAAACTGACTCAGGATGGCTCTGCTTTGCTCCTAAATTTAGACGAACAAG ACGAAGAAAATCACGATGATTTCGAGGACAGTGGGTATGCAGACGCCATGCGGTGCCCCCACAGTGTTGAGCCAGAGGAAGACTGGGATGCAAATGTTTGA
- the henmt1 gene encoding small RNA 2'-O-methyltransferase isoform X2: protein MDPMFSPALHRQRHEFVIDFVRSYKPKKVVDLGCSECSLLKQLKFHLEIELLAGVDIDGAILKKKMCGLAPLSTDYLQPRNDQLRIDLYQGSVTQKDARLIGFDLVTSIELIEHLTLADVKLFSEVVFGYMTPVAVIVSTPNADFNPLFRRMSGFRHSDHKFEWSRAEFKSWALKVCLDYGYEVEFSGVGQAPPGYQENVGFCSQIGVFHRLGVSEVCNTLCSTDAEDVSSYTLLYSKIFPSLRDNNILRRVLASEVLCWAEKLGRRWVEEKTGVKDDADTPDQAGGDGEERHRAPENPLQLEETQTACGAAMKSLVEHQEVGKLDRELFWTDGGGQQESRKLGRCVSVPLFVLWGCCPKICTLSGSLSNLRQLLMDNAKVKLTQDGSALLLNLDEQDEENHDDFEDSGYADAMRCPHSVEPEEDWDANV from the exons ATGGATCCAATGTTCAGTCCAGCGCTTCACAGGCAGAGACACGAATTCGTCATCGATTTTGTCAGGAGTTACAAACCCAAAAAG gtGGTGGACTTGGGCTGCAGCGAATGCAGCCTTCTCAAACAACTCAAGTTTCACCTTGAAATTGAACTGCTGGCTGGAGTAGACATCGACGGTgccatattgaaaaaaaagat GTGCGGATTAGCTCCTCTGTCAACCGACTACCTGCAACCACGCAACGATCAGCTGCGCATTGACTTGTACCAGGGCTCAGTCACGCAAAAGGACGCTCGCCTCATAGGATTTGACCTGGTGACCAGTATAGAGCT CATAGAGCACCTGACTCTAGCTGATGTGAAGCTCTTCTCCGAGGTGGTCTTTGGTTACATGACTCCAGTGGCCGTCATCGTCAGTACCCCGAACGCCGATTTCAACCCCCTTTTCCGTCGAATGTCGGGTTTCAGGCACAGCGACCATAAGTTTGAGTGGAGCAGAGCGGAGTTCAAGTCCTG GGCCCTGAAGGTGTGTTTGGATTACGGCTATGAGGTGGAGTTCAGTGGTGTTGGACAGGCACCTCCGGGCTATCAGGAGAACGTCGGGTTCTGCTCTCAGATAGGTGTGTTTCACCGGCTGGGGGTGAGCGAGGTCTGCAACACGTTGTGCTCTACTGACGCTGAGGATGTGTCTTCCTACACACTC CTGTATAGTAAGATCTTCCCCAGCCTGCGTGACAATAACATTTTACGGCGGGTCCTGGCGAGTGAGGTGTTGTGCTGGGCAGAAAAGCTGGGGAGAagatgggtggaggagaagactgGTGTAAAGGATGATGCTGACACACCGGACCAGGCTGGAGGTGATGGGGAGGAACGCCACAGAGCGCCAGAAAACCccctgcagctggaggagacgcAGACAG catgtggaGCAGCGATGAAAAGTCTGGTGGAGCATCAAGAAGTTGGAAAGCTGGATAGAGAGCTGTTTTGGACAGATGGTGGAGGACAGCAGGAGTCTCGCAAATTGGGCAG ATGTGTGTCTGTACCTCTGTTTGTGCTGTGGGGCTGCTGCCCCAAAATATGCACCCTGAGTGGGAGTCTAAGTAACCTCAGGCAGCTCCTGATGGACAACGCCAAAGTTAAACTGACTCAGGATGGCTCTGCTTTGCTCCTAAATTTAGACGAACAAG ACGAAGAAAATCACGATGATTTCGAGGACAGTGGGTATGCAGACGCCATGCGGTGCCCCCACAGTGTTGAGCCAGAGGAAGACTGGGATGCAAATGTTTGA